The following proteins are encoded in a genomic region of Sorangiineae bacterium MSr12523:
- a CDS encoding ferritin-like domain-containing protein, with translation MDDLTPGYDFGQDRFDLENAEDREIVRFVLSQALYGEATGVFCGKSLYAAGTLEAAKFYVRQAKQELAHLQLFAEIFRLLGLTPSPAHWVIRLLAAHNNYYPLKVFMEHAIGEGMVLDIFKDLLLQTLPDEYAHIPLIKKKLRVVCKEEIEHVSWGEKETRRLLTERPWLKTPYYGLFELQMGVLPFMVRAFEKRASNHRVLRHLGPFLEYVRERVRKQGQELGFVPAERPGFLFRMWAMLFGIALFLRSQFARSTSKLDKNYLTELGFDGSHAVTATTTDS, from the coding sequence GTGGACGACCTCACACCCGGTTACGACTTCGGCCAAGACCGATTCGATCTCGAGAACGCCGAAGACCGCGAAATCGTGCGGTTCGTCCTCTCCCAGGCCCTCTACGGCGAGGCCACGGGCGTCTTCTGCGGCAAGTCGCTCTATGCCGCGGGCACGCTCGAGGCTGCCAAGTTCTACGTGCGCCAAGCCAAGCAGGAGCTCGCGCATCTTCAGCTCTTCGCCGAGATTTTTCGCCTGCTCGGCCTCACGCCCAGCCCGGCCCACTGGGTCATCCGGCTCTTGGCGGCGCACAACAATTACTACCCGCTGAAAGTCTTCATGGAGCACGCCATCGGCGAAGGCATGGTGCTCGACATCTTCAAAGATTTACTCCTGCAAACCTTGCCCGACGAATACGCGCACATCCCGCTCATCAAGAAGAAGCTGCGCGTCGTCTGCAAAGAGGAAATCGAGCACGTCTCCTGGGGTGAAAAGGAAACGCGGCGCCTTCTCACCGAACGCCCTTGGTTGAAGACGCCGTACTACGGTCTGTTCGAGCTGCAGATGGGCGTGTTGCCCTTCATGGTTCGCGCCTTCGAAAAGCGCGCCTCGAACCACCGCGTCCTGCGCCACCTCGGGCCGTTTCTCGAGTACGTGCGCGAGCGCGTGCGCAAGCAGGGCCAGGAGCTCGGCTTCGTCCCCGCCGAGCGCCCTGGGTTCCTGTTTCGCATGTGGGCCATGCTCTTCGGCATCGCCCTCTTTTTGCGCAGCCAATTCGCCCGCAGCACCTCGAAGCTCGACAAGAATTACCTCACCGAGCTCGGGTTCGACGGCAGCCACGCCGTCACCGCGACGACTACGGATTCTTGA
- a CDS encoding FHA domain-containing protein — MIPGLGKETVTIGSAPDNDIVLAGPGVVPHHARVVRQNGQLFFVDLGQGPSFANGAPLAPQQPVPYDFRVQFAVGQVPVPLAHPAIALMLLSPGGAQVQRGHVLVGRDPARASLVVAHASVSALHATVMLDRMMVVDQGSTSGTYLQGRQIPPNQPVPLDPNGIVAFGSVPVPVGLLAQYAQSSQSGAPAPAPGPAPAAGNPHGGEQGGSPRKHRTVIGELSLAELASNVISIGRTPENKIVVQHAQVSSRHAQIVKQGEQLFLEDLRSANGTFVRGQRLAPGQRVPVQNGEKVFIGPMPLLIHIAGQQVNVVVEDQQASWAGKPLYEIEAWDLFLEVPDRDNKAAMKTLLDHVSFKALPGDMIALMGPSGAGKTTLLLTLNGYMPPTSGQVRINGEDLYTIYDALRGSIGYVPQDDIVHPELTVFEAVKYSARFRLPNDYSEEEIDRRVEETLRDLGLEGVKNLQIGKPEKKVLSGGQRKRVNIALELVTDPVILFLDEPTSGLAADDTTALINLLSDLTRKTGKTIIMTIHQPAKDEFEKFNLCFIMGYGGIPTYFGPTGDSAYRFFGSIIERHPEMGTRSTPRKIDNPRDMFDMLNVRERAVHEEMKRRDPNTPRNTARLDAARAWRHEFFQNTNPVYQRMFSGPRAVGSEAAARGTPHRSGVALFHQLMLLMSRYWKVKIRDHAGAAIMFLQAPIIGIMLAGVFAGQKAAIPFWCLGAIQDLANRRADAASNTVDFLKNMKPTDDHTAAMFFLVVSCVWFGTSNSAREIVTERAIYLRERMVNLGLFNYVMSKYIILSFVCFLQCFMLLAIVFPVLGFEGGPAAFLMELMVLFAVSMNATALGLLVSTLVTSAEAAMALTPIALIPQVVLGGLMVPMTTNPMLKPLMYIMPARWGFQGSIAEERAALANAPAWVVDLAKPSLNSPADFVHNGQFHCAIAQIESDTIAGAWGFVEWAQPWVPFVVLYGMTVLMLGLLFILLKRRDPV; from the coding sequence ATGATTCCCGGGCTCGGCAAAGAAACCGTCACCATCGGCAGTGCACCGGATAACGACATCGTTCTCGCAGGACCCGGTGTCGTACCGCACCATGCTCGCGTCGTTCGGCAGAATGGGCAGCTCTTTTTCGTCGACCTGGGGCAAGGTCCAAGCTTTGCGAATGGCGCACCGCTGGCGCCGCAGCAGCCGGTGCCCTACGACTTTCGCGTCCAATTCGCGGTGGGCCAGGTGCCCGTGCCCTTGGCCCACCCGGCCATCGCGCTCATGCTTCTTTCCCCGGGCGGCGCGCAAGTCCAGCGCGGGCACGTCCTCGTCGGGCGCGATCCCGCACGCGCATCGCTCGTCGTCGCGCATGCTTCGGTAAGCGCGCTCCACGCCACCGTCATGCTCGACCGCATGATGGTCGTCGACCAAGGCTCCACCAGCGGCACCTACCTCCAAGGCCGTCAGATCCCACCGAATCAGCCCGTGCCGCTCGATCCCAACGGCATCGTCGCCTTCGGATCCGTCCCCGTGCCCGTGGGCCTGCTCGCGCAGTACGCACAATCGTCGCAGTCAGGTGCGCCCGCGCCTGCGCCTGGCCCCGCACCGGCCGCCGGCAACCCGCACGGCGGCGAGCAAGGCGGCAGCCCGCGCAAGCACCGCACCGTCATCGGTGAGCTTTCGCTCGCCGAGCTCGCGTCCAACGTCATCAGCATCGGCCGAACGCCGGAGAACAAAATCGTCGTTCAGCACGCGCAGGTCTCATCCCGCCACGCGCAAATCGTCAAACAAGGCGAGCAGCTCTTTTTGGAAGACCTGCGCTCGGCCAACGGCACCTTCGTCCGTGGCCAGCGCCTCGCGCCCGGCCAGCGCGTTCCCGTGCAGAACGGCGAAAAAGTCTTCATCGGCCCCATGCCGCTGCTCATTCATATCGCAGGGCAGCAGGTCAACGTCGTCGTCGAGGACCAGCAAGCCTCGTGGGCCGGCAAACCGCTTTACGAAATCGAAGCATGGGACCTCTTCCTGGAGGTGCCCGATCGCGACAACAAGGCCGCGATGAAAACCCTGCTCGATCACGTCTCCTTCAAGGCATTGCCTGGCGACATGATCGCGCTCATGGGTCCTTCCGGCGCAGGCAAAACGACCCTGCTCCTGACCCTCAATGGATACATGCCGCCCACCAGCGGCCAAGTGCGCATCAACGGCGAAGACCTTTATACGATTTACGATGCCCTCCGCGGATCCATTGGATACGTCCCGCAGGACGATATCGTGCACCCCGAGCTCACCGTCTTCGAGGCGGTGAAATACTCCGCGCGATTTCGACTGCCCAATGACTATTCGGAGGAAGAAATCGATCGCCGCGTCGAGGAAACGCTGCGTGACCTGGGCCTCGAAGGTGTCAAAAATCTTCAAATTGGAAAACCGGAAAAGAAGGTCCTTTCCGGCGGACAGCGCAAGAGAGTCAACATCGCCCTCGAGTTGGTGACCGACCCGGTCATCCTCTTCTTGGATGAACCGACCAGCGGCCTCGCCGCCGACGACACCACCGCGCTCATCAATCTATTGTCCGATTTGACGCGCAAGACCGGCAAAACGATCATCATGACGATCCACCAGCCGGCCAAAGACGAATTCGAGAAATTCAATCTTTGCTTCATCATGGGCTACGGTGGAATTCCGACGTACTTCGGCCCCACCGGAGATTCGGCCTATCGCTTCTTCGGCTCGATCATCGAGCGCCATCCGGAGATGGGCACCCGAAGCACGCCGCGCAAAATCGACAATCCGCGCGACATGTTCGACATGCTCAACGTGCGTGAGCGCGCCGTGCACGAGGAAATGAAACGGCGCGATCCCAACACGCCGCGCAATACCGCACGCCTCGACGCCGCGCGCGCGTGGCGGCACGAGTTCTTCCAGAATACGAATCCCGTTTACCAGCGCATGTTCTCCGGTCCGCGCGCGGTCGGCAGCGAGGCTGCCGCACGCGGAACGCCGCATCGTTCGGGCGTGGCGCTCTTCCACCAGCTGATGCTGCTGATGTCGCGCTATTGGAAGGTGAAAATACGCGACCATGCCGGTGCCGCCATCATGTTCCTGCAAGCGCCCATCATCGGCATCATGCTCGCGGGCGTCTTCGCCGGGCAGAAGGCCGCGATTCCATTTTGGTGCCTCGGCGCCATCCAGGATTTGGCCAACCGCAGGGCCGACGCCGCGTCCAACACCGTCGACTTCTTGAAGAACATGAAGCCGACGGACGACCACACGGCAGCGATGTTCTTCCTCGTGGTGAGCTGCGTGTGGTTCGGTACCAGCAACTCCGCCCGCGAGATCGTCACCGAGCGCGCCATTTATCTGCGCGAGCGCATGGTGAATCTGGGCTTGTTCAACTACGTGATGAGCAAGTACATCATCCTGAGCTTCGTCTGCTTTTTGCAGTGTTTCATGTTGCTGGCCATCGTCTTTCCGGTGCTCGGATTCGAGGGCGGGCCGGCGGCCTTCCTCATGGAGCTCATGGTGCTGTTCGCCGTCTCCATGAACGCGACGGCGCTCGGGCTCTTGGTGTCGACCTTGGTCACGTCGGCGGAAGCGGCGATGGCGCTCACGCCCATTGCGCTCATCCCTCAGGTCGTCTTGGGCGGTCTCATGGTGCCGATGACCACGAACCCGATGCTCAAGCCGCTCATGTACATCATGCCGGCACGGTGGGGCTTCCAGGGCAGCATTGCCGAGGAGCGCGCGGCGCTGGCGAATGCGCCAGCATGGGTCGTCGACCTGGCCAAGCCTTCGTTGAACAGCCCCGCCGACTTCGTTCACAACGGCCAATTCCACTGCGCAATTGCGCAAATCGAGAGTGACACCATCGCAGGCGCATGGGGCTTCGTGGAGTGGGCCCAGCCCTGGGTCCCGTTCGTCGTGCTCTACGGTATGACCGTGTTGATGCTCGGCCTTCTCTTCATCCTGCTCAAGCGCAGGGATCCGGTCTAA
- a CDS encoding protein phosphatase 2C domain-containing protein, with the protein MTIPAIEFAERTHPGRDPSKQVNEDSCGHRETALGHLAVVCDGMGGHEGGREASQLALNTIFEVFERAGGGEPREGATLIGPGGATAFGSNGVHANLGREPARVLREAIEEANRRVHAMASSDAARPGATVVAILHHHGGTEVAHAGDSRCYLIHAGNIVQLTKDHSMVQQMVDAQLLTPEQAAVHPDANRISRALGMKPEIDVELRPQPVQHVVGDVFVLCSDGLSDMVEPSDILRLGAQPAAQAAGQLVDLANARGGHDNISVQVLRARESALAQPQFLAPTVVDTKPPPPVGPSGTVVIPAAPAAPSVARPILPTKTDEDEHHAEAHPTRRSPIVIVGVLLGLAGVGIIIAIYVLLGLGGGARKRHPVVEDDAAAAAPPPPPAMERQAAPAPTPTGDAEAAPLPSLIHPTTHPRLKRDR; encoded by the coding sequence GTGACGATCCCGGCCATCGAGTTCGCGGAGCGGACGCACCCGGGGCGCGATCCGAGCAAGCAAGTCAACGAGGATTCGTGCGGTCACCGCGAGACGGCGCTCGGTCATCTCGCGGTGGTGTGCGACGGCATGGGCGGGCACGAGGGCGGGCGCGAAGCCTCGCAGCTTGCCCTCAATACGATCTTCGAGGTGTTCGAGCGCGCCGGGGGCGGTGAGCCCCGCGAAGGCGCCACATTGATCGGTCCGGGCGGCGCCACCGCATTCGGTTCGAATGGCGTCCACGCGAACCTGGGTCGTGAGCCGGCCCGCGTTCTGCGCGAGGCCATCGAGGAGGCCAACCGCCGCGTGCACGCCATGGCCTCGAGTGATGCCGCGCGGCCCGGGGCGACCGTGGTGGCCATTCTGCATCATCACGGTGGCACCGAGGTGGCGCATGCCGGCGATAGCCGCTGCTACCTGATTCACGCGGGCAACATCGTGCAGCTCACCAAGGACCACTCGATGGTCCAGCAGATGGTCGATGCCCAGCTTCTCACGCCCGAGCAAGCCGCGGTGCACCCCGATGCCAACCGCATTTCGCGCGCCCTGGGCATGAAGCCCGAGATCGACGTCGAGTTGCGCCCGCAGCCCGTGCAGCACGTGGTGGGCGACGTCTTCGTGCTCTGCTCCGATGGCTTGAGCGACATGGTCGAGCCCTCGGACATTCTGCGGCTCGGCGCACAGCCGGCGGCGCAAGCCGCGGGGCAGTTGGTCGATCTGGCGAATGCGCGGGGCGGCCACGACAACATTTCCGTGCAGGTGCTGCGCGCCCGCGAAAGCGCACTCGCGCAGCCGCAGTTTCTCGCACCCACCGTGGTGGACACGAAGCCACCGCCGCCGGTCGGTCCGTCCGGTACCGTGGTCATCCCCGCGGCACCCGCCGCTCCTTCGGTCGCGCGTCCCATATTGCCCACCAAGACGGACGAGGACGAGCACCACGCCGAGGCGCACCCCACGCGCCGTTCCCCCATCGTCATCGTCGGTGTGCTCCTCGGCCTCGCCGGCGTGGGCATCATCATCGCGATTTACGTACTGCTCGGTCTGGGCGGCGGCGCGCGAAAGCGCCACCCGGTCGTCGAAGACGACGCCGCTGCCGCCGCCCCTCCGCCTCCCCCCGCCATGGAGCGCCAAGCCGCCCCCGCGCCCACCCCGACCGGGGACGCCGAAGCCGCACCGCTGCCTTCGCTGATCCACCCGACGACGCACCCGCGTCTCAAACGGGATCGTTAG
- a CDS encoding FHA domain-containing protein, with protein MTARSRVLAIVTTVALVLVSLVSTRAFAAPEAHILRIDPRVGVQNGAPLLTTVVEVIQANTPDLTPCAPLKGNPALDCVSEAMEKPGANWTAFQFPKDNAQLLVKVAGSDTPAAIDGNIQKWGDSKEKGVGTAWLIALDASSGMGSRYSEARVIARQFVEAMGPNDLMNLQIFSDRQVIKDSKWKTFKQRNDLVAVLNDQASTAPSSGAAKPLFNLLKGITTDAFGSLGNVQGPEIPLHQAMVVLSNGSGKEDASSAAPSATLFKQFVTKGRFPEDNTSAPKTPLPVVSIWLPTAGGIVNDALRNNDQQFMRELANPEIGGFFDIVREGQGEAKGKAIIGLVKQRFNSMYIVRWRVSCLNPTLEQTFSLQFMGGKTQIKGDASFKDVPVGADPSQWPLDVDVKRTKDEANANPIYPGGTLKVYGTFCWGGESKRAEAYFLPAGTKPDPSFSSTDLAALQRAQKNLINQGLRGPAKDANDSFVEFEVPDEEKFLEGTGDNMIARVLVYDNVAHRASGHDEQSVLTLKAGKKPLNLLLILGIAGGVIVILLLVIVLIRGGGSKGGKKARGGAPPAPVVAGGYGPQGGGYGAPPPQGGYGGPPQGGYGGPPQGGGGYGGPPPQGGGYPPPGGGGYPPPGGPPPGGGGYAAPPVQAQTPAYAPPPVAAAAPAMPAAPGGVVQVRCPSCQSMTMATPGQPSVCFSCGQPLPADLAGGGGGGNAPAFPLTGAISAKPLAPPPSPYGSYGSGSVATAAVLSGTAGQYTIRAGTEIRVGRDPAQCPVTLTEPRVSGVHSTLKLEGSQLWVRDETSNNGTYVAGSRIEPGTWVPVPAGAQLRFGPVEFTVRLDA; from the coding sequence CCGCGTTCTTGCCATCGTCACCACGGTGGCCCTCGTCTTGGTCTCGTTGGTCTCGACCCGCGCCTTCGCCGCACCCGAGGCGCACATCCTTCGCATCGACCCGCGGGTCGGCGTGCAGAACGGCGCGCCGCTCCTCACCACCGTGGTCGAGGTCATTCAGGCCAACACGCCGGATCTCACCCCGTGCGCACCGCTCAAGGGCAACCCCGCCCTCGACTGCGTGAGCGAGGCCATGGAGAAGCCGGGCGCGAACTGGACCGCGTTCCAATTCCCCAAGGACAATGCGCAGCTCCTGGTGAAGGTCGCCGGCTCGGACACGCCGGCGGCGATCGATGGCAACATCCAGAAATGGGGCGACTCCAAGGAGAAGGGCGTCGGCACGGCGTGGCTGATCGCGCTCGATGCCTCGTCGGGCATGGGCTCGCGCTACTCCGAGGCGCGGGTCATCGCGCGCCAGTTCGTCGAGGCCATGGGCCCCAACGACTTGATGAACCTGCAGATCTTCAGCGATCGCCAGGTCATCAAGGACTCCAAGTGGAAGACCTTCAAGCAGCGCAACGACCTCGTGGCCGTGTTGAACGACCAGGCGTCGACGGCACCGTCATCCGGCGCAGCCAAGCCGCTGTTCAACCTTCTCAAGGGCATCACGACCGACGCGTTCGGCAGCCTCGGTAACGTCCAGGGGCCGGAAATTCCGCTGCACCAAGCCATGGTGGTGCTGTCGAACGGTTCGGGCAAAGAGGACGCCTCGAGCGCAGCGCCCAGTGCGACGCTGTTCAAGCAGTTCGTCACCAAGGGCCGCTTTCCCGAGGACAACACCTCGGCACCGAAGACGCCCCTGCCCGTGGTTTCGATTTGGCTTCCGACCGCGGGCGGCATCGTCAACGATGCGCTCCGCAACAATGATCAGCAATTCATGCGCGAGCTGGCGAACCCCGAGATCGGCGGGTTCTTCGACATCGTGCGCGAAGGGCAGGGGGAGGCGAAGGGCAAGGCCATCATCGGCCTGGTCAAGCAGCGCTTCAATTCGATGTACATCGTGCGCTGGCGCGTCTCCTGTTTGAACCCGACCCTCGAGCAGACGTTCAGCCTGCAGTTCATGGGCGGCAAGACGCAGATCAAAGGCGACGCGTCGTTCAAGGACGTACCCGTTGGTGCGGATCCTTCGCAGTGGCCGCTCGACGTCGACGTGAAGCGCACGAAGGACGAGGCGAACGCCAATCCGATTTACCCGGGCGGCACGTTGAAGGTGTACGGCACCTTCTGCTGGGGCGGTGAATCGAAGCGCGCGGAGGCGTACTTCCTACCCGCGGGCACGAAGCCGGATCCGAGCTTCAGCAGCACGGATCTCGCGGCCCTCCAGCGCGCGCAGAAGAACTTGATCAACCAGGGTCTCCGCGGTCCGGCCAAGGACGCGAACGATTCCTTCGTCGAGTTCGAGGTGCCGGACGAGGAGAAATTCCTCGAGGGCACGGGCGACAACATGATCGCGCGCGTGCTCGTTTACGACAACGTCGCCCACCGCGCGAGCGGCCACGACGAGCAGTCGGTGCTGACGCTCAAGGCCGGGAAGAAGCCGCTCAACCTGCTGCTCATTCTGGGCATTGCCGGCGGCGTCATCGTCATTCTGCTGTTGGTCATCGTGTTGATCCGCGGTGGTGGCAGCAAAGGTGGCAAGAAGGCGCGCGGCGGTGCGCCGCCTGCGCCGGTGGTGGCCGGCGGATACGGTCCGCAGGGCGGTGGTTATGGTGCGCCGCCGCCTCAAGGTGGTTACGGCGGACCCCCGCAAGGTGGTTACGGCGGACCGCCGCAGGGCGGGGGAGGCTATGGTGGTCCGCCTCCACAAGGTGGCGGTTATCCACCGCCGGGAGGTGGCGGTTATCCACCGCCAGGAGGGCCTCCTCCGGGAGGCGGCGGGTATGCCGCTCCGCCGGTGCAGGCGCAAACGCCCGCGTATGCACCTCCGCCGGTTGCGGCGGCCGCGCCCGCGATGCCGGCGGCGCCCGGAGGCGTGGTGCAGGTTCGTTGTCCGTCGTGCCAGTCGATGACGATGGCCACGCCGGGCCAGCCCTCGGTGTGCTTTTCATGCGGCCAGCCACTGCCGGCCGATCTCGCGGGAGGAGGTGGGGGCGGCAACGCCCCGGCGTTTCCATTGACGGGAGCGATCTCCGCAAAACCGCTTGCACCGCCGCCGTCACCCTATGGTTCGTACGGCAGTGGCAGTGTGGCCACGGCAGCCGTTCTCTCGGGGACGGCTGGGCAATACACGATTCGCGCGGGCACCGAGATCCGCGTCGGACGCGATCCGGCGCAGTGCCCCGTGACCTTGACCGAACCTCGGGTCAGCGGCGTTCACTCGACCCTGAAGCTCGAAGGCTCGCAGCTCTGGGTGCGGGATGAAACGTCGAACAATGGCACCTATGTCGCCGGCTCGCGCATCGAGCCCGGCACGTGGGTGCCCGTTCCCGCGGGAGCGCAGCTCCGTTTCGGTCCGGTGGAGTTCACCGTCCGCCTCGACGCATAG
- a CDS encoding OmpA family protein produces MLKSFLTTFTIGALALALIGGGLYGWVRKNRYEQDLSNERAHWTNLEQKLDECNKAHEQEKASREGSERVAAETQTSLEASRTELEELRAEHAEAEKRLAAFKSITEKFRKMIDSGKLAVTVRHGRMIVKLPAGILFPSGSADLSKDGTEAISDVAHVLRQFPDRRFMVAGHTDNVPIGPPSPFKNNLELSTTRALTVTQQLIKAGMSPARLVAAGYGEYEPATPNVNEASRQENRRIEIVLLPNIGEVPAMPGEDAGAPDASAKDGKDVKDGTAKSVKNP; encoded by the coding sequence ATGCTCAAGTCCTTTCTGACGACATTCACCATTGGGGCGCTTGCATTGGCCCTCATCGGCGGCGGCCTATACGGTTGGGTGCGCAAGAACCGTTACGAGCAGGATCTCTCGAACGAGCGCGCACACTGGACGAACCTCGAACAGAAGCTCGACGAGTGCAACAAAGCGCACGAGCAGGAGAAGGCTTCGCGCGAGGGCTCGGAGCGCGTGGCGGCGGAGACGCAGACCAGCCTGGAGGCTTCGCGCACGGAGCTGGAGGAGCTGCGCGCCGAGCACGCCGAGGCGGAAAAACGCCTCGCCGCGTTCAAATCCATCACGGAGAAGTTTCGCAAGATGATCGACAGCGGCAAGCTCGCGGTCACCGTGCGGCACGGGCGGATGATCGTGAAGCTGCCTGCGGGCATCCTCTTTCCTTCCGGCAGCGCCGATCTTTCCAAGGACGGCACCGAAGCGATCAGTGACGTGGCGCACGTGCTGCGCCAGTTCCCAGATAGGCGATTCATGGTTGCCGGACACACGGACAACGTGCCCATCGGGCCGCCGTCGCCGTTCAAGAACAACCTGGAATTGTCCACGACGCGCGCCCTCACGGTCACGCAGCAGCTCATCAAAGCCGGTATGAGCCCCGCCCGGCTCGTTGCCGCCGGCTATGGTGAGTACGAACCCGCGACGCCGAATGTGAACGAAGCCTCACGTCAGGAGAACCGGCGGATCGAAATCGTGCTTCTGCCAAACATTGGCGAGGTACCTGCCATGCCGGGCGAGGACGCGGGCGCACCGGACGCCTCCGCAAAAGACGGGAAAGACGTGAAAGACGGGACGGCGAAGTCCGTCAAGAATCCGTAG